In a genomic window of Terriglobales bacterium:
- a CDS encoding lmo0937 family membrane protein, translated as MLWTITIILFLLWLFGMIGSYTLGGWLHILLVLAIIALVFNLVSGRRVVD; from the coding sequence ATGCTTTGGACGATCACTATCATCCTCTTCCTGCTGTGGCTTTTCGGCATGATCGGGAGCTACACGCTGGGTGGCTGGCTGCATATCCTGCTGGTCCTGGCGATCATCGCGCTGGTCTTCAACCTGGTCAGCGGACGCAGAGTAGTGGACTAG
- a CDS encoding iron-sulfur cluster assembly accessory protein — MAETKELVSIGGPAKPETTESSAPGAPQPVHVTEKALKRIRAAMAKEGVDAKQGGLRLGVQGGGCSGLSYNIRFDTQARERDKVFEFEGVRVFVDPKSFLYLSGMTLDYEETLMRQGFVFNNPHAQKSCGCGSSFS; from the coding sequence ATGGCAGAGACGAAAGAACTCGTGAGCATCGGCGGTCCGGCGAAGCCGGAGACCACGGAGAGTTCCGCGCCGGGGGCGCCGCAGCCGGTCCACGTGACGGAGAAAGCGCTGAAGCGCATCCGGGCGGCGATGGCGAAGGAAGGCGTGGACGCGAAGCAGGGCGGGCTGCGCCTGGGCGTGCAGGGCGGCGGCTGCTCGGGCCTCTCGTACAACATCCGGTTCGACACGCAGGCGCGCGAGCGGGACAAGGTGTTCGAGTTCGAGGGTGTGCGCGTGTTCGTCGACCCCAAGAGTTTTCTGTACCTCAGCGGCATGACGCTGGATTACGAAGAGACGCTCATGCGACAGGGTTTCGTGTTCAACAATCCGCACGCGCAGAAGTCGTGCGGCTGCGGCTCGTCCTTCTCGTAA
- the hscB gene encoding Fe-S protein assembly co-chaperone HscB, which produces MATEATNPKSHGLRHGCWSCKNQVEAHFCESCGKVQPAEPVDYFRFFGLSRKLDLNVKELERDFYKLSRQLHPDKYASVSDQERQWSLEKSARLNDAYRTLRDPIERTKYLLELEGMKLEEQSSAATQEAKAAGTEKKQVVPPELLEEVFELNMQLEEVRMAKKSGAGNVQLALELREHKEKFDAMLGELERELAGYWREWDAADREDKAKRDEVKQKMVDLLNRRSYIRNLVRDVNEALED; this is translated from the coding sequence ATGGCGACGGAAGCGACCAACCCGAAGAGTCATGGCCTGCGGCACGGCTGCTGGTCGTGCAAGAATCAGGTCGAGGCGCACTTCTGCGAATCGTGCGGCAAGGTGCAGCCCGCCGAGCCGGTGGACTACTTCCGCTTCTTCGGCCTCTCACGCAAGCTCGACCTGAACGTCAAGGAACTGGAGCGCGACTTCTACAAGCTGAGCCGGCAGCTGCATCCCGACAAGTACGCCAGCGTCAGCGACCAGGAGCGGCAGTGGAGCCTGGAGAAGAGCGCGCGGCTCAACGACGCCTACCGGACTTTGCGCGATCCCATCGAGCGGACGAAGTACCTGCTCGAGCTCGAGGGCATGAAGCTGGAGGAGCAGTCGAGCGCGGCGACGCAGGAAGCGAAGGCGGCGGGCACGGAGAAGAAGCAGGTGGTGCCGCCGGAGCTGCTGGAAGAGGTCTTCGAGCTGAACATGCAGCTCGAGGAAGTGCGGATGGCGAAGAAGAGCGGCGCCGGCAACGTGCAGCTGGCGCTGGAACTTCGCGAGCACAAGGAGAAATTCGACGCGATGCTGGGCGAACTGGAGCGCGAGCTAGCCGGGTACTGGCGGGAATGGGACGCCGCCGACCGGGAAGACAAGGCGAAGCGCGACGAGGTGAAGCAGAAGATGGTGGACTTGCTGAACCGGCGGAGCTACATCCGGAACCTAGTCAGAGATGTGAACGAAGCGTTGGAGGACTGA
- a CDS encoding Rrf2 family transcriptional regulator codes for MLKLTKKADYGLIAMKHLAEHGGASASAKEIAEAYGIPPQLLAKILQRLVKAKLLASQHGTNGGYALARDSRTISAFDVIKAIDGPLFITSCFKGACDQTPTCTVREPLRKVNESIEEVLSKLTLWDMSANDPASALVALEQKSFEKV; via the coding sequence ATGCTGAAGCTGACGAAAAAAGCGGACTACGGGCTCATCGCGATGAAGCACCTGGCGGAGCACGGCGGTGCGTCGGCGAGCGCGAAGGAGATCGCGGAGGCGTACGGCATCCCGCCGCAGCTGCTGGCGAAGATCCTGCAGCGGCTGGTGAAGGCCAAACTGCTGGCGTCGCAGCACGGGACGAACGGGGGGTACGCGCTGGCGCGGGACTCGCGGACGATCTCGGCGTTCGACGTGATCAAGGCGATCGACGGGCCGCTGTTCATCACGTCGTGCTTCAAGGGCGCGTGCGACCAGACGCCGACGTGCACGGTGCGCGAGCCGCTGCGCAAGGTCAACGAATCGATCGAAGAGGTTCTGAGCAAGCTGACGCTGTGGGACATGAGCGCGAACGACCCGGCCAGCGCGCTGGTGGCGCTCGAGCAGAAGAGTTTCGAGAAAGTTTAG
- the iscU gene encoding Fe-S cluster assembly scaffold IscU has protein sequence MAYSDKVLDHYTNPRNVGSMDKNAPEVGTGMVGAPECGDVMKLQIKVNPATNVIEDAKFKTFGCGSAIASSSLATEWVKGKTIDEALEIKNTDIVKELALPPVKIHCSVLAEDAIRAAIGDWKKKQGAERPVQTAQVK, from the coding sequence ATGGCATACAGCGACAAGGTCCTGGACCACTACACGAACCCGCGGAACGTGGGGTCGATGGACAAGAACGCGCCCGAGGTGGGCACGGGCATGGTGGGCGCGCCGGAGTGCGGCGACGTGATGAAGCTGCAGATCAAGGTGAACCCGGCGACCAACGTGATCGAAGACGCGAAGTTCAAGACGTTCGGGTGCGGGTCGGCCATCGCCAGCTCGTCGCTCGCGACCGAGTGGGTGAAGGGCAAGACCATCGACGAGGCGCTCGAGATCAAGAACACCGACATCGTGAAGGAGCTGGCGCTGCCGCCGGTGAAGATCCACTGCTCGGTGCTGGCGGAGGACGCGATCCGCGCCGCCATCGGCGACTGGAAGAAGAAGCAGGGCGCGGAGAGGCCGGTCCAGACGGCGCAGGTGAAGTAG
- a CDS encoding IscS subfamily cysteine desulfurase: MSTKVITQTTTPEGVKLPIYMDNHATTPLDPRVLEAMMPYLTNRFGNAASRNHPFGWEAEQGVETAREQIAKLIGATSKEIVFTSGATESDNLAIKGVAYMYREKGNHIITAVTEHKAVLDTCKRLEKEGFRVTYLPVQQDGRIDLEDLKRAIDDKTILVSIMFANNEIGVLQPVEEIGKLCRERGVFFHSDATQAVGKVPVDVNRQNIDLMSISAHKMYGPKGVGALYVRRRNPRVQLTAILDGGGHERGMRSGTLNVPGIVGLGAACEIAMKDMPQESCKIAGLRNRLRDKIMAELDEVYVNGSQEHRLPGNLNISFAYVEGESLLMGINDVAVSSGSACTSATLEPSYVLKALGAGDDLAHSSIRFGLGRFNTEAEVDYVAAKVVDVVKKLRELSPLYEMAKEGIDISKVNWQVPTH, translated from the coding sequence ATGAGCACCAAAGTGATCACGCAGACCACGACCCCGGAGGGCGTGAAGCTGCCCATCTACATGGACAACCACGCGACCACGCCGCTCGACCCGCGGGTGCTGGAAGCGATGATGCCGTACCTGACGAACCGCTTCGGCAACGCCGCGAGCCGGAACCATCCGTTCGGGTGGGAGGCGGAGCAGGGCGTGGAGACGGCGCGCGAGCAGATCGCGAAGCTGATCGGGGCGACGTCGAAGGAGATCGTGTTCACCTCGGGCGCGACCGAGAGCGACAACCTCGCGATCAAGGGCGTGGCGTACATGTACCGCGAGAAGGGCAACCACATCATCACCGCGGTCACCGAGCACAAGGCGGTGCTCGACACCTGCAAGCGGCTGGAGAAGGAAGGCTTCCGCGTCACGTACCTGCCGGTGCAGCAGGATGGGCGCATCGACCTCGAGGACCTGAAGCGCGCGATCGACGACAAGACCATCCTGGTGTCGATCATGTTCGCGAACAACGAGATCGGGGTGCTCCAGCCGGTGGAAGAGATCGGCAAGCTCTGCCGCGAGCGCGGCGTGTTCTTCCACAGCGACGCGACGCAGGCGGTGGGCAAGGTGCCGGTGGACGTGAACCGGCAGAACATCGACCTCATGTCGATCTCGGCGCACAAGATGTACGGCCCGAAGGGCGTGGGCGCGCTCTACGTGCGGCGCCGCAACCCGCGCGTGCAGCTGACGGCGATCCTGGACGGCGGCGGGCACGAGCGCGGCATGCGCTCCGGCACGCTGAACGTGCCGGGGATCGTGGGCCTGGGCGCGGCGTGCGAGATCGCGATGAAAGACATGCCGCAGGAGAGCTGCAAGATCGCGGGCCTGCGCAACCGGCTGCGCGACAAGATCATGGCGGAGCTCGACGAGGTCTACGTCAACGGCTCGCAGGAGCACCGCCTGCCCGGCAACCTGAACATCAGCTTCGCGTACGTGGAAGGCGAGTCGCTGCTGATGGGGATCAACGACGTGGCAGTCTCGAGCGGGTCGGCGTGCACTTCGGCGACGCTGGAACCCTCGTACGTGCTCAAGGCGCTGGGCGCGGGCGACGACCTGGCGCACAGCTCCATCCGCTTCGGGCTGGGCCGCTTCAACACCGAGGCGGAAGTGGACTACGTCGCCGCCAAGGTGGTGGACGTGGTGAAGAAGCTGCGCGAGCTCTCGCCGCTCTACGAGATGGCCAAGGAAGGCATCGACATCAGCAAGGTGAACTGGCAGGTCCCGACGCACTAA
- the iscX gene encoding Fe-S cluster assembly protein IscX, translated as MATELAWEDAEDIGILLHEKFPTLDPLTVRFTDLHRYVTELPGFTADPKMSNEGKLEAIQMAWYEEWQDSQ; from the coding sequence ATGGCGACTGAACTTGCCTGGGAAGACGCGGAAGACATCGGCATTCTCTTGCACGAGAAGTTCCCCACCCTCGACCCGCTGACGGTGCGCTTCACCGACCTGCACCGCTACGTCACGGAGCTGCCCGGGTTCACCGCGGACCCGAAGATGAGCAACGAGGGGAAGCTCGAAGCCATCCAGATGGCGTGGTACGAGGAGTGGCAGGACAGCCAGTAA
- the hscA gene encoding Fe-S protein assembly chaperone HscA: MAEERIVGIDLGTTNSLVAYMEGDRPVVIPGEDGQNLVPSVVALDERGEIVVGNRARRYLIETPERAIYSVKRLMGRGIDDVRDELKLFPFRLADDLKTGEVLRIKLGDKEFTPPEISAFILRQLKRNAERYFGAPVTKAVITVPAYFNDAQRQATKDAGRIAGLEVLRLVNEPTAASLAYGLDKKKEGTIAVYDLGGGTFDISLLRLHEGIFEVVATNGDTHLGGDDIDNLLIAIAVDDISGDLRVDVRRNAEAIAAIRKAVIEAKITLSSQAKALIDVTLPAGESPATRYSREILRGQFEDLIAPIVERTIGPSKQALKDANLQPGQIDEAVLVGGSTRIPRVRELVKKLFGREPHSELNPDEVVALGAAVQANILAGGSATTKDMLLLDVTPLSLGIEALGGVVAKIIHRNSTIPASAVEHFTTGVEGQTNVAIHVLQGERELAKDNRSLARFDLKGIPPMAAGLPRIEVKFLIDANGILHVSAREQRSGKEAEIEVKPTYGLTDEQVETMILDSFDNAEEDFRQRQVIEARVEADNILHALEKGKQSAGWGKITSDDKKKIAKLEAALREVQKGSDYRAIRDGIEALNVATTPLAELMMDTALESALKGKEMDKTELGEGPSAPHPFAPAEITEAGKKG, encoded by the coding sequence ATGGCAGAAGAACGCATTGTCGGAATAGATCTCGGCACGACCAACAGCCTGGTCGCCTACATGGAAGGCGACCGGCCGGTGGTGATCCCGGGCGAGGACGGGCAGAACCTGGTGCCGTCGGTGGTGGCGCTCGACGAGCGCGGCGAGATCGTGGTGGGCAACCGCGCGCGGCGCTACCTGATCGAGACGCCGGAGCGGGCGATCTACTCGGTGAAGCGGCTGATGGGGCGCGGCATCGACGACGTGCGCGACGAACTGAAGCTCTTCCCGTTCCGGCTGGCGGACGACCTGAAGACCGGCGAGGTGCTGCGCATCAAGCTGGGCGACAAGGAATTCACGCCGCCGGAGATCTCCGCATTCATCCTGCGGCAGCTCAAGCGCAACGCGGAACGCTACTTCGGCGCGCCGGTGACGAAAGCGGTCATCACCGTGCCGGCGTATTTCAACGACGCACAGCGCCAGGCGACCAAGGACGCCGGCCGCATCGCGGGGCTCGAGGTGCTGCGGCTGGTGAACGAGCCGACGGCGGCGTCGCTCGCCTACGGGCTCGACAAGAAGAAGGAAGGCACGATCGCGGTCTACGACCTGGGGGGCGGGACGTTCGACATCTCGCTCTTGCGGCTGCACGAGGGCATCTTCGAAGTGGTCGCGACCAACGGCGACACACACCTGGGCGGCGACGACATCGACAACCTGCTCATCGCCATCGCGGTCGACGACATCTCGGGCGACCTGCGCGTGGATGTGCGACGCAACGCGGAGGCCATCGCGGCGATCCGCAAGGCGGTCATCGAAGCCAAGATCACGCTCAGCTCGCAGGCGAAGGCGCTGATCGACGTCACGCTTCCGGCGGGCGAGTCGCCCGCCACACGATATTCGCGCGAGATCCTGCGCGGGCAGTTCGAGGACCTGATCGCGCCCATCGTCGAGCGGACGATCGGGCCGTCGAAGCAGGCGCTGAAGGACGCGAACCTCCAGCCGGGACAGATCGACGAGGCGGTGCTGGTGGGCGGATCGACGCGCATCCCGCGGGTGCGCGAGCTGGTGAAGAAGCTGTTCGGGCGCGAGCCGCACAGCGAGCTGAATCCGGACGAAGTGGTCGCGCTGGGCGCGGCGGTGCAGGCGAACATCCTGGCGGGCGGGTCGGCGACGACGAAGGACATGCTGCTGCTCGACGTGACGCCGTTGTCGCTGGGCATCGAGGCGCTGGGCGGCGTGGTGGCGAAGATCATCCATCGCAACTCGACCATCCCGGCGTCGGCGGTGGAGCACTTCACGACCGGAGTGGAAGGGCAGACGAACGTCGCCATCCACGTGCTGCAGGGCGAGCGCGAGCTGGCCAAGGACAACCGGTCGCTGGCGCGGTTCGACCTGAAGGGCATCCCGCCGATGGCGGCGGGGCTGCCGCGCATCGAGGTGAAGTTCCTGATCGACGCGAACGGCATCCTGCACGTCTCGGCGCGCGAGCAGCGTAGCGGCAAGGAAGCCGAGATCGAGGTGAAGCCGACCTACGGGCTGACCGACGAGCAGGTCGAGACCATGATCCTCGACTCGTTCGACAACGCCGAGGAAGATTTCCGGCAGCGCCAGGTGATCGAGGCGCGCGTGGAGGCCGACAACATCCTCCACGCGCTCGAAAAAGGGAAGCAGAGCGCGGGGTGGGGCAAGATCACCAGCGACGACAAGAAGAAGATCGCGAAGCTGGAAGCCGCGCTGCGCGAAGTGCAGAAGGGTTCGGACTACCGCGCCATTCGCGACGGCATCGAGGCGCTGAACGTGGCGACCACGCCGCTGGCCGAGCTGATGATGGATACGGCGCTGGAGTCGGCGCTCAAGGGCAAAGAGATGGACAAGACGGAGCTGGGCGAGGGGCCGAGCGCGCCGCATCCGTTCGCGCCGGCGGAGATCACCGAAGCGGGAAAGAAGGGATAG
- a CDS encoding 2Fe-2S iron-sulfur cluster-binding protein, with protein MAVGKNPYIEEPKITPATKKYKVTFITGEKKREIEVDPAKVPYGDHGLPGSILDISEGHGIGLDHACGGVCACSTCHVIFREGLDTCNEATDAELDELDMAPGITPKSRLGCQTVPNGEKDVVVEIPDWNKNWAKEHE; from the coding sequence ATGGCGGTCGGGAAGAACCCATACATCGAAGAGCCGAAGATCACGCCGGCGACGAAGAAGTACAAGGTCACCTTCATCACCGGAGAGAAGAAGCGCGAGATCGAAGTGGACCCGGCGAAGGTGCCGTACGGCGACCACGGGCTGCCGGGGTCGATCCTCGACATCTCCGAGGGCCACGGCATCGGGCTCGACCACGCCTGCGGCGGCGTGTGCGCGTGCTCCACCTGCCACGTGATCTTTCGCGAAGGCCTCGACACCTGCAACGAAGCCACCGACGCCGAGCTCGACGAACTCGACATGGCGCCCGGCATCACGCCGAAGTCGCGGCTTGGCTGCCAGACGGTGCCGAACGGCGAGAAGGACGTGGTGGTCGAGATCCCCGACTGGAACAAGAACTGGGCCAAGGAGCACGAGTGA